The following proteins are co-located in the Oceanimonas sp. GK1 genome:
- the lolD gene encoding lipoprotein-releasing ABC transporter ATP-binding protein LolD yields MSNPLLTVENLTKTHRDGERSVSILHGVSLSLNAGESLAVVGSSGSGKSTLLHLLGSLDSPSSGRVLVEGQDLHRLPDRAQARFRNQKLGFVYQFHHLLGEFSALENAAMPLLIAGRPVAEAQAQAEALLGRVGLSHRLDHRPAQLSGGERQRVAIARALVNNPRLVLADEPTGNLDAHSAADVFELLAELQRELGTGLVVVTHDLALAARLNRQTRLVDGHLEEQ; encoded by the coding sequence ATGAGTAATCCGTTGTTGACGGTTGAGAACCTGACCAAAACCCACCGCGACGGCGAGCGCTCGGTCAGTATTTTGCACGGGGTCAGCCTCAGCCTGAACGCCGGCGAGAGCCTGGCGGTGGTGGGCAGCTCCGGCTCGGGCAAGAGTACCCTGTTGCACCTGCTGGGCAGCCTGGACAGCCCCAGCTCCGGCCGGGTGCTGGTGGAAGGGCAGGATCTGCACCGCCTGCCCGACCGCGCCCAGGCCCGCTTTCGCAACCAGAAACTGGGCTTTGTGTACCAGTTTCACCACCTGCTGGGGGAGTTCAGCGCCCTGGAAAACGCCGCCATGCCGCTGCTGATCGCCGGCCGACCGGTGGCCGAGGCCCAAGCGCAGGCCGAGGCCCTGCTGGGCCGAGTGGGGCTGTCGCACCGGCTGGACCACAGACCCGCCCAGCTCTCCGGTGGCGAGCGCCAGCGGGTGGCCATTGCCCGGGCGCTGGTGAACAACCCCCGGCTGGTGCTGGCCGACGAGCCCACCGGCAACCTGGATGCCCACAGCGCCGCCGATGTGTTTGAACTGCTGGCGGAATTGCAGCGGGAGCTGGGCACCGGGCTGGTGGTGGTGACCCATGATCTGGCCCTGGCGGCGCGGCTGAACCGCCAGACCCGGCTGGTGGACGGTCACCTGGAGGAGCAGTGA